The following proteins come from a genomic window of Methanosarcina sp. MTP4:
- a CDS encoding iron-sulfur cluster assembly scaffold protein, which produces MKFPYSEKVLEHFRNPRNVGKIEDPDGKGLEGSPACGDMVAVYIKVEPETKVIEDVKFESYGCASNIATGSVITELAKGRTLEEAKKITWKQASEELGGLPPIKAHCSVLAVEGLRAAIRDYEEKHGLVTEQEETTEEVVRRRLKHVMNPLTGLDVVRTNLILKTTVEDGVVRVVVDLPSDHQFASAIKEDITEKLESLWDVKKVDVVFTE; this is translated from the coding sequence ATGAAGTTTCCGTATAGTGAAAAGGTGCTTGAGCACTTCAGAAATCCCAGAAATGTGGGAAAAATCGAAGATCCGGATGGGAAAGGGCTGGAAGGGAGTCCCGCCTGCGGGGATATGGTTGCCGTTTACATTAAGGTAGAACCCGAAACAAAAGTTATCGAGGACGTAAAATTCGAGTCCTACGGCTGCGCCTCAAACATAGCCACAGGGTCCGTGATAACCGAACTTGCAAAGGGCAGGACCCTGGAAGAAGCCAAGAAAATAACCTGGAAACAGGCTTCGGAAGAACTGGGGGGACTGCCCCCAATAAAAGCCCACTGTTCCGTGCTTGCCGTAGAAGGTCTCAGGGCTGCAATCCGCGACTACGAAGAAAAGCACGGGCTTGTGACAGAACAGGAAGAGACCACCGAAGAAGTGGTCCGCAGAAGGTTAAAACACGTAATGAACCCACTTACGGGCCTGGACGTCGTAAGGACAAACCTGATCCTGAAAACAACCGTGGAAGACGGAGTGGTAAGAGTGGTGGTTGACCTGCCCTCGGATCATCAGTTCGCCTCCGCAATCAAAGAGGACATCACAGAAAAACTGGAGTCTTTGTGGGACGTGAAAAAGGTTGACGTAGTGTTCACAGAATGA
- a CDS encoding cation diffusion facilitator family transporter produces the protein MSKKLSEIHIHNYSHENDSNIDSEHAGETKSHKHGLFHFHKHSDHSNEHSGSSSQGTSKGHSHTHGSVDPSILATEKGIWAVKWSFVGLMITAIMQIFIVYISGSVALLADTIHNFGDASTAIPLAIAFSLARRKPSKSFSYGYGRVEDLAGVIIVLLILFSAAVAGYESVHRFFNPQPIGHVGAVAIAAIIGCIGNEVVAQFRMKVGKEIGSAALVADGYHARVDGFTSLAVLIGALGVWFGYPIVDPLIGIIITVAILKIVLDSSKLVFTRLLDGVEPEILDKVKDVAQCADGVCEVTDVRVRWIGHRIHAEINAAVDPSLSVEDGHVIADGIRQRLLENFSYISGTTIHVDPATASGECCHIRPENVGKDRTMEQKQKQKQKLNAQPG, from the coding sequence ATGTCCAAAAAGTTGTCTGAAATACATATTCATAATTATTCTCATGAAAATGACAGTAACATTGATTCAGAACATGCCGGTGAAACTAAATCCCACAAACACGGGCTTTTCCATTTCCACAAACATTCCGATCATTCCAATGAGCACTCTGGCAGCTCCTCTCAAGGGACTTCCAAAGGGCACAGTCATACCCACGGATCTGTGGACCCTTCCATCCTTGCTACTGAAAAAGGTATATGGGCAGTAAAGTGGTCTTTTGTCGGGCTGATGATTACAGCCATTATGCAGATCTTCATCGTTTACATCTCGGGCAGTGTTGCCCTCCTTGCCGATACCATTCACAACTTCGGGGATGCATCAACGGCAATTCCGCTTGCAATCGCTTTTTCTTTAGCCCGGAGAAAACCGAGTAAAAGCTTTTCCTACGGTTACGGCAGGGTAGAAGACCTTGCAGGCGTGATCATTGTTCTGCTGATCCTTTTCAGTGCCGCAGTGGCGGGCTATGAGTCAGTTCACCGCTTCTTTAACCCGCAGCCCATCGGGCATGTAGGAGCCGTGGCAATCGCCGCGATTATAGGTTGTATCGGAAACGAAGTCGTGGCCCAGTTCCGGATGAAGGTGGGAAAGGAAATCGGGAGTGCGGCTCTTGTTGCTGATGGATATCACGCCAGGGTAGACGGTTTCACCAGCCTTGCGGTCCTCATCGGGGCTCTCGGGGTCTGGTTTGGGTACCCGATCGTTGACCCGTTGATAGGGATTATTATCACTGTCGCCATCCTGAAGATTGTCCTTGATTCGAGTAAGCTGGTCTTCACCCGTCTCCTGGACGGAGTCGAGCCTGAGATTCTCGATAAGGTCAAAGACGTGGCCCAGTGTGCCGATGGGGTCTGTGAAGTGACGGATGTGAGGGTCCGCTGGATTGGGCATCGGATCCATGCGGAAATCAACGCTGCAGTTGACCCTTCCCTTTCGGTCGAGGACGGCCATGTGATTGCCGACGGAATCAGGCAGAGGCTTCTGGAAAATTTCTCCTACATCTCGGGAACTACCATTCATGTGGACCCCGCGACAGCCTCGGGAGAGTGCTGTCATATCAGACCTGAAAACGTGGGAAAAGACCGAACTATGGAGCAAAAGCAAAAACAGAAGCAAAAACTAAATGCTCAGCCTGGCTGA
- a CDS encoding class I SAM-dependent methyltransferase — MNKEATENMEKTVLNSQQPHWENVFSNSSSRFGDEASYPARRAAELFKKEGKTKILELGGGQGRDSCFFANEGFSVHVLDYTESGVRSIKEKAEETGLSGFVKALRHDVRDPLPFEDETFDACYSHMLYCMALTTEELEFLSSEVKRVLNPRGVNIYTARHTGDAHYGTGTLRGEDMYEIKGGFIVHFFSREKVEQLAAGYESFEVEEFEEGELPRKLYLVTIRKED, encoded by the coding sequence GTGAATAAAGAAGCTACTGAAAATATGGAAAAAACGGTCCTGAACAGCCAGCAGCCGCACTGGGAAAATGTTTTTTCGAACAGCTCTTCCAGGTTTGGGGATGAAGCAAGCTACCCGGCCCGGAGAGCAGCCGAACTTTTCAAAAAGGAAGGAAAAACAAAAATCCTGGAACTTGGAGGCGGCCAGGGTAGAGACAGCTGTTTTTTTGCAAATGAAGGTTTTTCCGTCCACGTGCTCGATTATACCGAAAGCGGGGTCAGGTCGATAAAAGAGAAAGCTGAAGAAACCGGCTTATCAGGGTTCGTTAAAGCCCTCAGGCACGACGTCCGAGACCCCCTCCCCTTCGAAGACGAAACATTTGACGCCTGCTATTCCCACATGCTCTACTGCATGGCACTTACCACCGAAGAACTGGAGTTCCTCTCCAGCGAGGTCAAAAGAGTGCTCAACCCCAGGGGTGTGAACATCTACACCGCAAGGCACACCGGGGACGCCCACTACGGGACAGGGACCCTCCGGGGAGAGGACATGTACGAGATCAAGGGCGGTTTTATCGTGCACTTCTTCAGCAGGGAAAAGGTTGAACAGCTTGCCGCAGGGTATGAGAGCTTCGAAGTAGAGGAGTTTGAGGAAGGAGAACTGCCGAGGAAACTGTACCTGGTAACAATAAGAAAAGAAGATTGA
- a CDS encoding winged helix-turn-helix domain-containing protein has translation MNSRAGSKSSLLDTIFLSDKRKNLLLLLKEEGPKSSEEIKSAFDFPWKSMIPQIRKLMDWDLVVQKDDMYALSDMGGVIATNARFLLESLAVYEENREFWSEHDLSSIPFHLLTRVGELGCCKVLEQDLSQAFRIPEDILRNILDSNRVMTFVSVFHPSSPLLFSEYLECGTDVTVILTNPVLEMLQEECGSGLPLLKSSNPIFKKALLEYKNEIKHMLTSENSNLFVYEGDKMPMSMIVTDKVFFLSLLDKKGRSTNRVLMASEARALKWGEELFLYYKERSRQLSTSETPL, from the coding sequence ATGAATTCCAGAGCAGGCAGTAAATCTTCTCTTCTTGATACGATTTTCCTTTCCGATAAAAGAAAGAACCTTCTCCTCCTCCTGAAAGAAGAAGGGCCAAAAAGCAGTGAAGAAATTAAAAGTGCATTTGATTTTCCCTGGAAATCGATGATCCCCCAGATCAGGAAGCTGATGGACTGGGACCTAGTGGTTCAGAAAGATGATATGTACGCACTTTCAGATATGGGGGGAGTGATTGCCACAAACGCCCGCTTTTTGCTGGAAAGCCTGGCGGTATACGAAGAAAACCGGGAGTTCTGGTCCGAACACGATCTGAGTTCGATTCCCTTCCACCTTCTGACCAGAGTCGGGGAGCTTGGTTGTTGCAAGGTCCTGGAGCAAGACCTTTCCCAGGCTTTCAGAATCCCGGAAGATATTTTGCGGAACATTCTGGATTCGAACCGGGTTATGACTTTTGTTTCGGTATTTCATCCTTCTTCTCCTCTCCTCTTTTCCGAATACCTGGAATGCGGGACTGATGTTACAGTGATTCTTACGAACCCCGTTCTGGAAATGCTTCAGGAGGAGTGCGGTTCCGGCCTTCCTCTTCTCAAAAGCAGTAATCCTATTTTTAAAAAGGCCCTGCTGGAGTATAAAAATGAAATCAAGCATATGTTAACAAGTGAGAATTCGAATCTTTTCGTGTACGAGGGCGATAAGATGCCAATGTCGATGATCGTGACTGATAAGGTCTTTTTCCTCTCCCTGCTTGACAAAAAGGGGCGGTCAACCAACAGGGTCCTTATGGCATCCGAAGCTCGGGCATTAAAATGGGGTGAGGAACTGTTCCTCTATTATAAGGAGAGGTCCAGGCAGTTGTCTACCTCTGAAACTCCCCTTTGA
- a CDS encoding cupredoxin domain-containing protein: MKNYNKPIILALLMVSILLMSTGLAAAKGPAVHSVNAANPTNKIVIYNTFTPETVDINAGESITWINYQRPKGPVTLVSEDGLWEEEVLHYGGSFSYTFEETGTYTFTLEETPEIKLTVNVNSAKTQKTGYETATETGISAAEPQPRGAETSAGEKLVKNNENEENGRNDEKKLVIYGTFVPEVTEIKAGDTVTWINFRRPKAPAELVSEDSLWEETFLHYGGSFSYTFEEPGTYTISLKDKPEIKSTIMVK; the protein is encoded by the coding sequence ATGAAAAACTATAATAAACCCATAATTCTGGCCCTGCTTATGGTGTCAATCCTGCTAATGTCAACAGGTTTGGCAGCAGCAAAAGGGCCGGCGGTACATTCCGTTAATGCCGCAAACCCCACAAACAAAATAGTTATTTACAATACATTTACTCCTGAGACAGTCGACATCAACGCCGGAGAAAGTATTACCTGGATCAATTACCAGAGACCTAAAGGGCCTGTAACACTGGTTAGCGAGGACGGTCTGTGGGAAGAAGAGGTCCTTCACTACGGAGGAAGCTTCTCATACACATTCGAAGAGACCGGGACCTATACCTTCACCCTTGAAGAGACCCCCGAAATAAAACTCACGGTCAACGTAAATTCCGCTAAAACACAAAAGACCGGTTATGAAACTGCAACGGAAACCGGGATTTCTGCAGCCGAACCCCAGCCCCGAGGAGCAGAAACGTCAGCCGGGGAAAAGCTCGTGAAAAACAATGAGAATGAAGAAAACGGCCGGAATGACGAGAAAAAGCTGGTAATATACGGCACATTCGTACCGGAAGTCACCGAGATAAAGGCAGGCGACACTGTTACATGGATCAACTTCAGGAGGCCGAAAGCTCCTGCGGAACTGGTAAGTGAAGACAGCCTGTGGGAAGAAACGTTCCTTCACTACGGAGGAAGCTTCTCATACACATTCGAAGAGCCGGGAACCTACACAATCAGCCTCAAAGACAAGCCGGAAATAAAATCCACAATAATGGTAAAGTAA
- the upp gene encoding uracil phosphoribosyltransferase, translating into MIKDERWEGVYSFEDSPYLMEILSNLRDKETGTIKFRKGLVKLGRYMGYEFTRTMDYDKLRVETPLETTEGVAAGDRKHVLIITVLRVAIPLMEGLIKTLECSRVGIVSASRGHAPEFNIEMKYIKVPQIKPEDTLIIADPMIATGSTLIRTIEGIKQCGKPKRVVIMGVLAAPEGIDSIKELHPDVEIFVAKIDRELNKKGYILPGLGDAGDRAFGEPLNFSMLPLMHNLE; encoded by the coding sequence ATGATCAAAGATGAACGGTGGGAAGGGGTGTACTCCTTTGAAGATTCCCCTTACCTTATGGAAATTTTATCTAATCTCAGGGACAAGGAAACAGGCACTATCAAGTTCAGAAAAGGGCTCGTAAAGCTCGGGCGCTACATGGGCTACGAATTCACCCGGACTATGGACTACGATAAGTTAAGAGTCGAGACCCCCCTGGAAACGACCGAAGGGGTCGCAGCCGGGGACCGAAAGCATGTCCTGATCATTACCGTGCTCAGGGTTGCAATCCCGCTGATGGAAGGGCTGATCAAGACTCTGGAATGTTCGCGTGTCGGGATCGTCTCGGCATCCAGAGGACATGCCCCCGAGTTTAACATTGAGATGAAATACATAAAAGTCCCTCAGATCAAGCCTGAAGATACTCTTATCATTGCCGACCCCATGATTGCAACGGGTTCCACCCTGATCAGGACAATCGAAGGGATCAAGCAGTGCGGGAAACCCAAACGTGTGGTGATCATGGGCGTCCTTGCAGCTCCCGAAGGGATCGATTCAATCAAGGAACTTCACCCGGATGTGGAAATCTTTGTGGCAAAGATCGACCGGGAACTGAATAAAAAAGGTTACATCCTGCCTGGTCTGGGCGATGCCGGAGACCGGGCTTTCGGGGAGCCTTTGAATTTTTCCATGCTCCCTTTAATGCATAATCTGGAATAA
- a CDS encoding uracil-xanthine permease family protein, translating to MKRIVLGFQHVLAMFGATITVPLVVGSAIGLPISDIAFLIQAVLLAMGVATLLQTGIGSKFPIVQGSSFAFIPGLISIGSGAAGLAAVEGALIVGGILEGLTGALGLIGKLKKLFSPLVTGITIMLVGFSLANVAVMYTFNFFADAAGTTLLPSSIVALITFVTTILVALKAKGTFKAMPVIAGAAVGYLVSIGFGLVDFGLVNEMKFFSLPHLLPWGTPVFDANAIIIILFAFMVSIIESVGDYHAITAIANLPIDNEKINRGIASEGFSCSIAGLFGACGTTSYSENIGLVALTRVASVQVVQIGAAILICMSMIPKFAGLLASIPAPVLGGLTTALYGMIGVTGLKLIKDKVELNDRNTLILASSLVLGLGAPQLSPELLAHFPQIIASILESGMAVGAISAIIMDQLLK from the coding sequence ATGAAACGAATTGTCTTAGGTTTTCAACACGTCCTGGCGATGTTCGGGGCTACCATCACCGTTCCCCTGGTGGTAGGCTCTGCCATTGGGCTGCCTATTTCGGACATAGCGTTCCTTATACAGGCGGTGCTGCTTGCTATGGGCGTTGCCACACTTTTACAAACAGGTATCGGTTCAAAGTTCCCAATCGTTCAGGGTTCGAGTTTTGCCTTTATTCCGGGGCTGATTTCCATCGGTTCCGGGGCTGCAGGGCTTGCTGCGGTTGAGGGGGCTCTGATCGTCGGAGGTATTCTTGAAGGTTTGACCGGGGCTCTTGGCCTGATCGGAAAATTAAAAAAGCTGTTCTCTCCCCTCGTGACCGGGATTACCATCATGCTTGTCGGGTTTTCTCTGGCCAACGTTGCTGTTATGTATACGTTCAACTTTTTTGCGGATGCCGCCGGGACCACCCTTCTTCCCTCTTCCATTGTCGCACTTATTACTTTTGTCACGACGATTCTTGTTGCCCTGAAGGCTAAGGGCACTTTCAAGGCAATGCCTGTGATTGCCGGGGCTGCTGTCGGGTATCTTGTAAGCATCGGGTTTGGGCTTGTGGACTTCGGGCTGGTGAATGAAATGAAATTCTTCAGCCTTCCGCATCTGCTTCCCTGGGGCACTCCGGTCTTTGACGCAAACGCTATCATCATTATCCTTTTTGCCTTCATGGTCAGCATAATTGAGAGTGTGGGAGACTACCATGCAATCACAGCTATTGCAAACCTCCCCATTGACAACGAGAAGATCAACAGGGGCATTGCCTCCGAAGGGTTTTCCTGTTCTATTGCAGGACTCTTCGGGGCTTGTGGCACCACCAGTTATTCTGAAAATATCGGGCTTGTGGCTCTTACCAGGGTTGCAAGTGTCCAGGTGGTCCAGATCGGGGCCGCTATCCTTATCTGCATGTCCATGATCCCCAAGTTTGCCGGGCTTCTTGCTTCTATCCCCGCCCCTGTGCTGGGTGGGCTTACAACTGCTCTCTACGGCATGATCGGGGTCACCGGACTCAAGCTGATCAAGGACAAGGTTGAATTAAATGACCGGAACACATTAATCCTTGCGAGTTCCCTGGTGCTGGGGCTTGGTGCCCCGCAGCTGTCCCCCGAACTTCTGGCTCATTTCCCCCAGATCATTGCGAGCATCCTTGAATCAGGGATGGCAGTCGGCGCGATTTCGGCCATTATCATGGATCAGTTACTGAAATAA
- a CDS encoding PGF-pre-PGF domain-containing protein, whose translation MFFICTAAAEASIEFAAEDSLTHYVNESGSIQETINAASPGDTIIVESGTYYENVDVNKTGIILQGMDTDSGLPVVNGTGGDFCIKLSEDTCTLEGFNVTGADEVGVWVASSGNTVSDNIVCSETYGFYVDASGYDFFEGYDSGLEYNASDNTFTDNKVYNNGDSDYDCYGIFLYKSGFNEFTGNMVSNDGNSDYDCYGIYLYDDCNSNVFTGNTLSNAGDSDEDCYGIYLYEDCDSNVFTGNMVSNDGNSDAECCGIYLDDYCNSNEFTGNMVSNYGNSDYDCYGIYLYYECNSNVFTDNTLSNDGDYDAECCGIYLDDYCNSNKFTGNMVSNYGNSDYDCYGIYLYYECNSNVFTDNTLSNDGDYDAECCGIYLDDYCNSNEFTGNTLINNGNSDSYCYGIILYDYCEMNTFSGNVICGNLTLPVYGGDSDNSWCISDQYCLNEADYQWINITQEDLDWSNSNDDYCSESVSIGFDFTLDGMTYTRMEVVSNGVIHLIPEGGVELDDDDYDYASQWADWYPEETFIFALSDDLYAGDDGWYGYKSYLTGDTDSGGIAIPCNMTVIDYHVSTYDDYGYSEYPNDFQVVLYEDGTLRFNFKRIDYLSFDYSLDSGLYLGNDSSEHSKELMYVARAGDYENETSFSTPISLVSSAHIGNYYGDVYREYSLTESAYQWFNTTRNDATWNDTSDDDYSEKVPIGFNLTLDGVNYTHMQVVSNGVIQLISAGSGELNDSSYDGHKYWVETYPDETFIFALCDDLSAEGSEEDLHQYTAASEKHGVESTFVVNSEELETLNEKAVTEKDKDKDKDKDKVKDVQVTMESGPIETALMESTFPDVQWYGYTRYLAGDNDSEGNEIPVNLTVIDYHLATYEDSYYNGGYGESPLEFQVLLYENGTIRFNFKRIEYSYFDASLYSGLYLGNNSSVHAKELVHAARAGQYVNGISFGTPVIRTLSSSYDANGDGIADSAYDIASYDEDSEYGIASYISSISSSYSGDRQTDSYPLVLLSEANAPSKASSEGTVSFTVSTRFTNPASVGVDMVELYYRQDSGDWSKYGECSTGTFKFSTSEAGDYYFYTVATDVYGNVEGLPDDYDSHTAVSISSRSNSNGPSHYQPQPSEWEEKGVTFREPADSANVKFDKEPIYAIEVNSKNPFSNARFRTKNHAGQPSGVPQPEGTVYKYMDMEFVSGDCDIEGASIFFKVDKAWFEENGLDAEDVKLLRYHDGEWVELETTVEDEDADYFYFSALTPGFSTFAIVAEGGSGTLDLEPSVNGEVPAEETASEVEKPEENKEKSPGFGIFAGVIGLAVGFFMRRD comes from the coding sequence ATGTTTTTCATTTGTACCGCTGCGGCAGAAGCTTCAATCGAGTTTGCTGCTGAAGATTCCCTGACTCATTACGTTAATGAAAGTGGATCCATTCAGGAGACCATCAACGCCGCCAGTCCCGGCGATACGATCATTGTGGAGAGCGGGACATATTATGAAAATGTGGATGTGAACAAAACCGGGATTATCCTGCAGGGCATGGATACGGATTCTGGCCTTCCTGTGGTTAACGGAACTGGAGGAGATTTCTGCATCAAATTGAGCGAAGATACCTGTACGCTTGAGGGGTTCAATGTGACCGGTGCGGACGAAGTCGGGGTCTGGGTGGCGTCGAGTGGTAATACGGTTTCAGACAATATCGTATGTTCCGAAACCTATGGTTTTTATGTGGATGCCTCTGGGTATGACTTTTTTGAAGGCTATGATTCCGGTCTCGAATACAACGCTTCCGACAATACGTTTACCGACAACAAGGTGTATAATAACGGTGATTCCGATTACGACTGTTACGGAATTTTCCTGTATAAATCAGGATTTAATGAGTTTACCGGCAACATGGTAAGTAATGATGGGAATTCCGATTACGACTGTTACGGAATTTACCTTTACGATGATTGCAACTCCAACGTGTTTACCGGCAACACTTTGAGCAATGCCGGTGATTCCGATGAAGATTGTTATGGAATTTACCTTTACGAAGATTGCGATTCCAACGTGTTTACCGGCAACATGGTAAGTAATGATGGAAATTCCGATGCCGAATGTTGTGGAATTTACCTTGATGATTATTGCAACTCCAACGAGTTTACAGGCAACATGGTAAGTAATTATGGGAATTCCGATTACGACTGTTACGGAATTTACCTTTACTATGAATGCAATTCCAACGTGTTTACTGACAACACTTTGAGCAACGACGGTGATTATGATGCCGAATGTTGTGGAATTTACCTTGATGATTATTGCAACTCCAACAAGTTTACAGGCAACATGGTAAGTAATTATGGGAATTCCGATTACGACTGTTACGGAATTTACCTTTACTATGAATGCAATTCCAACGTGTTTACTGACAACACTTTGAGCAACGACGGTGATTATGATGCCGAATGTTGTGGAATTTACCTTGATGATTATTGCAACTCCAACGAGTTTACAGGCAACACTTTGATCAATAACGGTAATTCGGATTCCTATTGTTATGGAATTATCCTTTACGATTATTGTGAGATGAACACTTTCTCCGGAAACGTTATTTGTGGAAACCTCACCTTACCCGTTTACGGCGGTGATTCGGACAACTCCTGGTGTATATCCGATCAATACTGCCTCAATGAAGCCGATTACCAGTGGATCAACATCACGCAGGAGGACCTGGACTGGAGTAATTCGAATGATGATTATTGTTCGGAAAGCGTTTCCATAGGTTTTGACTTCACTCTTGACGGAATGACCTATACCCGGATGGAAGTCGTGAGCAACGGTGTTATTCATCTCATCCCCGAAGGCGGGGTGGAACTGGATGATGACGATTATGATTACGCTTCGCAGTGGGCAGATTGGTACCCTGAAGAAACGTTCATATTCGCCCTTTCCGACGACCTTTATGCAGGAGATGATGGTTGGTACGGTTATAAGAGCTATTTAACAGGAGATACTGATTCCGGGGGCATTGCGATCCCTTGCAACATGACGGTGATAGATTATCATGTTTCTACCTATGACGACTACGGTTACAGTGAATACCCCAATGATTTCCAGGTAGTGCTGTATGAAGACGGGACCTTAAGGTTCAATTTTAAGAGGATTGACTATCTTTCTTTCGACTACTCCCTGGACAGCGGTTTGTATCTCGGGAACGATTCCTCCGAACATTCAAAGGAGCTTATGTATGTAGCCAGGGCCGGAGACTATGAAAATGAGACGTCTTTTAGCACTCCCATCTCCCTTGTTTCCAGCGCTCACATCGGAAACTACTACGGGGATGTTTACCGTGAATACTCTTTGACTGAATCCGCTTATCAGTGGTTCAACACTACCAGGAACGATGCAACCTGGAATGATACGTCAGATGACGATTATTCAGAAAAGGTTCCCATAGGCTTTAATCTCACTCTTGATGGGGTTAACTATACCCACATGCAGGTAGTGAGCAACGGCGTGATCCAGCTGATTTCGGCAGGGTCCGGGGAACTTAATGATTCTTCCTATGACGGTCACAAATACTGGGTTGAAACATATCCCGACGAAACGTTCATATTTGCTCTCTGTGATGACCTTAGCGCAGAAGGATCTGAAGAAGACTTACATCAATATACAGCCGCTTCAGAAAAACATGGGGTTGAAAGTACCTTCGTAGTTAACTCTGAAGAACTTGAAACTCTGAATGAAAAAGCTGTAACAGAAAAAGACAAGGACAAGGACAAGGACAAGGACAAGGTAAAGGATGTTCAGGTTACCATGGAATCCGGTCCAATTGAAACTGCCCTCATGGAAAGTACTTTCCCGGATGTTCAGTGGTATGGGTACACGAGGTATTTGGCAGGAGACAATGATTCCGAAGGAAATGAAATCCCCGTTAACCTGACGGTGATCGATTATCACTTGGCTACATACGAGGATTCGTATTATAACGGTGGTTATGGCGAATCCCCCCTCGAATTCCAGGTGTTGCTGTATGAAAACGGTACCATCAGGTTTAATTTTAAGAGGATTGAATATTCTTACTTTGATGCTTCCCTCTACAGTGGTTTGTATCTGGGCAACAACTCGTCCGTACACGCAAAGGAGCTTGTCCATGCTGCAAGGGCAGGACAGTACGTGAACGGAATCTCGTTCGGCACTCCGGTTATCCGAACTCTTTCGAGCAGTTATGATGCTAACGGGGACGGCATTGCCGACAGTGCATATGACATTGCCAGCTATGATGAAGACAGTGAATACGGCATTGCCAGCTATATTTCCTCCATTTCCAGTTCTTATTCGGGAGATCGGCAGACCGATTCCTACCCGCTTGTTCTTCTTTCCGAGGCAAATGCCCCGTCCAAAGCCAGCAGTGAGGGCACGGTCTCATTTACTGTAAGTACCAGGTTTACCAACCCGGCAAGTGTCGGTGTAGACATGGTTGAGCTCTATTACAGACAGGACAGTGGGGACTGGAGCAAGTACGGAGAGTGCAGCACTGGCACTTTCAAGTTCTCTACCAGTGAAGCAGGTGACTACTATTTCTACACCGTCGCCACGGACGTCTACGGAAACGTTGAAGGACTGCCTGATGACTACGATTCCCACACAGCAGTGAGCATCAGCAGCAGAAGTAACAGTAACGGCCCTTCACATTACCAGCCTCAGCCTTCCGAATGGGAAGAAAAGGGTGTTACCTTCAGGGAACCGGCTGATTCAGCAAACGTCAAGTTCGATAAAGAACCCATCTATGCTATTGAGGTCAATTCCAAAAACCCCTTCTCCAATGCCCGTTTCAGGACAAAGAACCATGCAGGTCAGCCTTCAGGGGTCCCACAGCCGGAAGGCACTGTCTACAAATACATGGATATGGAGTTCGTTTCAGGGGACTGTGACATTGAAGGAGCAAGTATCTTCTTTAAAGTCGATAAAGCCTGGTTCGAAGAAAATGGTCTGGACGCCGAGGACGTAAAACTCCTGCGCTACCACGACGGGGAATGGGTGGAACTCGAAACCACAGTTGAAGACGAAGACGCAGATTACTTCTACTTCAGTGCTCTGACGCCCGGCTTCTCCACTTTTGCCATTGTCGCAGAAGGCGGGTCCGGTACGCTTGATCTCGAGCCCTCAGTCAATGGTGAAGTTCCTGCGGAAGAAACCGCATCAGAAGTTGAAAAACCCGAAGAAAATAAGGAAAAATCTCCCGGCTTCGGCATCTTTGCAGGTGTTATCGGGCTTGCAGTCGGTTTTTTCATGAGAAGAGACTGA
- a CDS encoding carboxymuconolactone decarboxylase family protein: MRMLEEFFPEFTEKLDEIDQLYTEKRTIDEKTYQFICFALSIKGRSKPCVLKHFKGALEAGATVKELSYIFALVMREAAGADDCWTHDVIGDWKEILKGNVSCGCAGDEE; this comes from the coding sequence ATGAGAATGCTGGAAGAATTTTTCCCGGAATTCACCGAGAAACTTGACGAAATCGATCAGCTCTACACAGAAAAACGGACGATTGACGAAAAGACCTACCAGTTCATCTGCTTTGCCCTCTCGATTAAGGGCAGGTCAAAACCCTGCGTCCTGAAGCACTTCAAAGGTGCCCTCGAAGCCGGGGCCACGGTCAAGGAACTTTCCTACATCTTTGCCCTGGTCATGCGGGAAGCCGCAGGCGCCGACGACTGCTGGACCCATGACGTTATCGGGGACTGGAAAGAAATTTTGAAAGGAAACGTTTCCTGCGGCTGTGCAGGAGACGAAGAGTAA